From Chloracidobacterium thermophilum B:
GCGCCAAGGCACGTCCGGTGGGGGTATCCAGAGTGGCAATCCGGGATGGTGGGCCCTCGCCTACCAACCGCCCGCCGCCGGTACCGCCTTCTGGCCCCAAATCCACAATCCAGTCCGCAGCCCACATCACATCGGTGTGGTGCTCGATGACAATGACCGTGTTTCCCCGGTCCACCAGCGCCTGCAGGACTTCGAGCAACCGGCGGACATCCTCGAAGTGTAACCCCGTCGTCGGCTCATCCAGAATGTAGAGCGTGCGTCCGGTTGCCCGGCGCGCCAGTTCGCAGGCAAGCTTCAGACGCTGGGCTTCCCCACCGGACAGGGTTGTGGCCGGTTGCCCCAAGGTCAGGTAGCCCAAGCCCACCTCGACAAGGGTACGCAGCTTGTGCGCCACCGACGGAAAGGCCGCAAAAATCCCGGCTGCCTCCGCTACCGTCAGATCAAGCGTCTGAGCAATGTCCCGTCCCTCATACCTGACCTCCAGCGTCTCCCGGTTGTAGCGCCGTCCCTGGCAGACCTCACATGGCACATACACATCGGGCAGAAATGCCATCTCAATCCGCTTGACGCCATCCCCTTCACAGGCTTCACAGCGTCCGCCCGGCACATTGAACGAAAACCGCCCGGGACGGTACCCCCGCGCCCTGGCCTCCGGCAGACTCGCGTAGAGCTCCCGGATGGCGGTGAACACACCCGTGTAGGTGGCCGGGTTGGAGCGGGGCGTACGGCCAATCGGCAACTGGTCAATCTCAATGACCTTGTCAAACACCCCGGCACCTTCAATCGCCCGATGGGCACCAGGCGGTACGCCCGAACCCGACCGGTGGACCAGCGCGCGGTACAGCACATCGAGGACAAGGGATGACTTGCCTGCTCCGCTCACCCCTGTAACAACGGTCAGGCACCCAACTGGAAACCGGGCTGTGACCTCCTGGAGGTTGTGATGCGTTGCGCCAACGACCGTAACATAACCTTGGGCCGGTGGGCGCGGCGTGCGCGGCACGACAACCTGGCGCACCCCGGACAGGTACTGTCCCGTCAGCGAATCCGGGCACTGCCGGATGGATGCTGGCGGACCGGCCGCCACCAGATGCCCACCCTGGGCTCCAGCACCGGGACCCAAGTCAATGACCCAGTCCGCCTGAGCAATGGTTTCTTCATCATGCTCAACCACAATGACGGTGTTGCCGGCATCCCGCAGACGTTTCAGCGTGTGAATCAGACGCTGGTTGTCCCGGGGATGCAGACCAATGCTCGGCTCATCGAGAATGTAGAGCACGCCCCGCAGAGGAGTTCCCAGTTGGGTCGCCAGGCGAACCCGCTGGATTTCTCCGCCCGACAGCGTTGCCGTCGGGCGGTCCAGCGTGAGGTACCCCAGGCCAACTTCAACGAGAAAAGTAAGCCGCGACTGAATTTCCGCCACAATCCCGGCGGCGACCTGCACCTCCCGAGCAGACAGGGACAGTTCGCGCGCCCAGGTGGCCACCTCCGTGAGTGGCCACCGCGTCAAAGCCTCAAGTGGCTGCCCGTTGACTGTGACAGCCCGCGCCTCCGGCCGCAACCGCGCCCCCTGACAGTCCGGGCAGACTCGCAGCCCGGTAAAATGCTGGAGCTTAGCCCCCGGGCTGGTGTCTATGATCCCTCCCAGACCGTCACAGGTCGGGCAGGCGCCAAGCCGGCTGTTGAAAGAAAACGAGCGCGGCTCCAGCGGCGGCAGACTGAAACCACAGGCCGGGCAAGCCAAGTGTACCGAAAACAGTGTTTCACCCTGTCCATCAAGGGCAATGAGTACGGTGCCTTGGGACAGCCCAACCGCCACTCCGATGGCATTGCGCAACCGCTCCGTCAGGTTTGACTTGACGATAAGCCGGTCCACAACAACCTCGATGTCGTGGGCTTTTCTTTGATCCAGACGGACCTCCTCTTCATCGAGCGTGCGTACTTCACCATCAATCCGCACCCGTGGGAAACCCCGTTTGAGGGCAAACTCCAGCTCTTTTCGGAAGGCCCCTTTGCGCTGGCGCGCCAGGGGTGCCAGCACCATCAGGCGGGTACCCGGCGGCTGGGACAGTACCCACTCGACCATGGTTTCGGGCGACTGCCGCTGGATAGGCAGACGGCAGGTTGGGCAGTGCGGTTTCCCAATCGCTGCATAAAGCAGCCGCAGGTAGTCATACACTTCAGTGACGGTGCCCACCGTCGAACGCGGATTCTGGTGCGTCGTCTTTTGCTCGATGCTGATGGACGGGCTGAGACCGCGAATGGCATCCACTGCCGGACGTTCAAGCCGCGCCAGAAACTGCCGGGCATAGGCTGAGAAGGATTCGATGTACCGCCGCTGACTTTCCGCGTAGATCGTATCAAACGCCAGAGAGGACTTGCCCGACCCACTGACACCAGTCAACACCGTCAGGCTCTGTGGTGGGATGGTAAGGATAAGGTTTTTCAGGTTGTGTTCACGCGCATTGATGATTTCCAGTGGTTTCATGGTGTACGGCTTTTGTGGCTTAATGAACCAGACTTTGTAACGATAGATAGACGCCTAAGAATCATTATCAGACTATTGTTCCACCCTAACCACAACGCCCATTGCATCTCCCCCTTGTGGCAAAATACCCGCGCCACGAGTCACCCAGCATCAACACCCAATGAAAGCCCAGCCTAAAACACCCTTTCTGACCCCGCTGCCACCGCGCCCCCTGCCACCCCCAAAAAAACCGCTGCCCAGCCGCCGGGCCATCACCCGGTGGCTCTACGGACTCAGTGGCATCCTCGTCATCATCAGTGCCGGCGCCGCGCTGTTCTACTTCTCCAAGCCCACTGTCATCGTCCTGACCAACGCCACCGGTGCCACGGTCTATCTCGACGGCGAACCACGCGGTACGACCAACCAACTCAACCGCTTTTCCCTGACCGGCGTCTCCCCCGGCAAGCATGCCATCCGCCTCACCCACCCTGAATACCTCGATACCGAGCAGGTCATCACCGTCGAGTATGGCTTCCTCGCCACCAAGGTTAACCTGCCCCTGCGCCCCGCCAGGTTCACGCTCACTATTCAGACCGAACCTCAGACAACAGTCCGACTCGACGGTATCCAAGTCGGAGAAACTGATCCCCAAACCGGAGTGCTCGCCATCCAAAACGTCCGGGTTGGAACCCACCAGCTTTCCCTGCAGCGGGCCGGCTACCTTCCCTTTGCCAGCCCGGTTGACATGCCGGAAAGCGACCACCAGGTCACCTTCCCACTCCACCTCGACCTCAACGGCTACTGGAAAGGCACCTGGCAGGAAGCGGCCACCGGCAAGGCCGGCGAGTTTATCCTCAGCCTTGGCCAGACCGGCACCACCCTTTCGGGCCTCTGGGAAGAGCCAGGCCCTGCGCCAACCAAGCCTCCACGGTCATTTCCCGTTCTGGGCCGCCTCCTCGACCAGCAGCGCCTGACGCTCGAACGCAAAGACGAAACCGGACGCACCCTCACCTTTGAAGGACAGGTCTCCGCCACCGGACGCGACCTCCTCGGCACCTGGCAGGACGGCAAACGCACCGGTCACTGGACCGGCAGCCGCTCTGACACCAAACCCACCTTCAGCCCCCTTCCCGGCGTCCCGCCACTCCCCACCGCCGTTGAGCCGGGACCACGCCTGACCATGCCGGCTGACGGACTGCCCACCCTTTCCCCGGCACCGCCGGGCTCTGCCCTCACGGAGAGCAGTGATCCCTCCCCGCTCAGCCGTGCCCAGTCCCTCTATGAACAGCGGCGCTACGACGAGGCCCTCGCCCAGTGCGATGCCATCCTCAAACAGGACCCCAAGAACAACGCCGCCCGCGACCTCAAGCGTCGTATCCAGAAGTCACTCGATATTCTCAAGGCGCCACCTGTTGACAATGAAACCCCATCGCCATAACGGGACTTCCTTCCGGAACACGCCCACGCCATACTGCCCGTGATTATCCATACCGACGAATTCATACCGACGAACCTGTGCCATGCCAATGCTGAAATCCCTCCTGTGCTGGTTGTTGATCATCCTGCCCTTCATGCCTGCCGGGTACGCCCAGCAGGACACCAGGCCCCTCTCCCTCGAACAAATCAAGCGCCTGATCCAGAATGAATTTCCTGATACGGCCCTGGCCGGCGAAATCCGCGACCGGGGCATTGATTTCGCGGCCACCTTTGACCGGCAGACCCTCGAATCCCTCCGGCTGCTCGGCGCCCAGGAAAAAACCCTGCGGGCGCTCGAACCGTACCTGCCCAAAGCTTCCGTCCGCGTCATCACCAAACTTGACCGCACCACCGTCTTTGTGGACGGCAAGCAGTACGGCATCACCGACTCAACCGGCGTACTCCAGATCAACGATCTTGAACCCGGCGAACACCTCATCGAAACCCGTAACCGCCCCCGCTACAAAGACGGTCAACTCCGGGTCGTCCTCCGCCCCCGCGACAACCAGGAAGTCGTCTTTGAACCGGAAGTCAATGTCGGGACGCTGACCATCACCCCCCTCACCCCCAATCTGGAAGTGACGGTCTATAACGAACTTGCCTCCCTGACCGGGACGTTTGCCAAACGGGAACTTGCCCCCGGTATCTACACCCTCCAGGCCCGCAGCCGCTGGCATCAACCCATTACCCAGATTATCCAGATCAAAGCCGGCCAACACCTGACTCTGCCCATCGAACTGGAACTTGACGAAGCCCTGCTCGAAACCACCGTACTTGAAGCCCAAAAAGCCTTTTTGAGCAAAGATTACGCCAAGTCAGTCAATATCCTGCTTGAAGTCCTGAACATCACCCCACGCAACCTGCCGGCGCTCAACCTCCTGGCCCAGAACTACCTCCGGCTCAACGACACCCCCAACTTCACCGCCACCGCCAAGCGCATCCTGGATGCCGACGGCACGCTCGACTTTGCGCTCCTGCTCCACACCGAGAAAAAAGGACCGCAACCGGTCCGCCTCCAGCTTTCCCGTACGTCCCTCACCCTTGAATGGCTCGATGGCAGCGAGACCCAAACCTTCCCACTGGAAAACTTCTCACGGGCCTTTATCCGGGGCGATGTCCAGAGCGAGGTCTTCCTTGTTCTGGCCGGTGCACGCACCCCGAAGCGCATTCCAGACCTCCAATTTTCCATGGCCAACACCTATGACCCCCGGGATGAAAACCGCGAGCCACAACTCTCTCAGCGTGACAAAATCAATCTACTCTGGAACATAGAAGAAGTTTTACGGTTTTCACTTGAAGTTCACCGGGAATTCCTGGCCGTCGCAGCCACCCGCCCCAGCCGCGAACCCGCCAAGCCCGCCGACCAACCCCCGTCCGGCAAAGGCAAGCCAGCGGCCCCGACTCCCAAAGAACAGGAACCGGTGCCGGACACCCCCAACCAGACTGCCCGGAAAGAACCCGGCTCCGACCAGAAAACTCCCCAGCCAGACACCAGGAATGACTCCCGGAGGAAGGGAGACGCCCAAAAAACCAAAGATACCAAGCGTAAGGAAACCAAACCTGAAGTAGCACAGGAAAAACGGAAGGACGACCGTCCGCCGTCCACCCCGGACAGCACCGCCCCCAACCGCACGGCCCCGGCACCTCCAACCAGGCCTGGCAAGGACACCCGTTCTGCAACCTCTCCAAAGGTCACGGACGAAAACACCAGCCTTGCCGCACTCACCCCCGACGGTCCTGTGCCAGCCGCAGCGCCGCCCAAGACCAAACCTTCCAAAAAAGAAGCCCCAGTCACCCCTGGCAAACCAGACACTTCTCAAAAAACCAAACCCTCCAGAATGATGGAGCAAATGCCAGCCCCTCGCTCGCTGCCCACCGCCGACGATGACCTTCCCACCGGGGCCCCCTCACCCGTCCGCGCCCGTGCCCTCATCGGTACCATGCTTGGCGCCGTTGGCGGACGCGCCAATGTCGAACGCATCACCGCCGCCCAGTTCTACGGCACGCAAATCATCACTGAGCCGGACCTGACCACCCCGACCTCCGCCCCCGACCCCAAGCCCATCCGCCAGTTCTGGACGCGTAACAAACAGCTCCGCTTTGAAATCTCCCCCGGAACGCCTACCGGCCTCGTTTACCTCCGGGTCGAAAAGGACTTCTGGCAGCGCGCCAACGGGCGTGTCGAACGCATCACCCAGACGGAACTTCTCCGACAGGTACGCATGCAGTCCAAGCTGGCCGGTGCCGGCTTGTACCAGCAGCTCCTGTCCCCGGAAAACAAGGTCGTCCGCTTTTCCCGCCACCTGGCCGACGGCCGCGTGGAGGAGACCATCCGGGTCACGGACCGCGACGGCGATACCTACGATGTTGTCATCGACCTCGAAACCCGCCGCCCGCAGAAGTGTGCCTACCAGTTACCCACCGACCTGGGGCAGCCCCTCCAGATCGAGGAACGCTACGAGGACTTCCGGCCGGTTGGAGATGTGTGGCTGCCGCACCGGATCATTCGGAGCGTGCAGGGTGGGCGCACCGTCACCCTGACGTTCACGGACATCCAGTTGCCGCCAGCGCTCAGCGGCGACCTGTTCCGCAAGCCATGAAGATCCGGCGGATTTCTCGCTCTTCTGACTGGTGACGGACACGCTCCTCCTCCCCGCCCCCTTCAACCCCGACCTCACCCTGTGTGGTGGGCAAGCCTTCCGGTGGACGAAAGACCCTGCCGGCCCGGCCTACCAGGGCGTCGTCGCGGACATGGTGGTCTGCCTCACCCCAACGGCCTCCAGTGACGCGGCTTCCGGCAACTGGCGAATTCAACTTCTCAGCCA
This genomic window contains:
- the uvrA gene encoding excinuclease ABC subunit UvrA, with the protein product MKPLEIINAREHNLKNLILTIPPQSLTVLTGVSGSGKSSLAFDTIYAESQRRYIESFSAYARQFLARLERPAVDAIRGLSPSISIEQKTTHQNPRSTVGTVTEVYDYLRLLYAAIGKPHCPTCRLPIQRQSPETMVEWVLSQPPGTRLMVLAPLARQRKGAFRKELEFALKRGFPRVRIDGEVRTLDEEEVRLDQRKAHDIEVVVDRLIVKSNLTERLRNAIGVAVGLSQGTVLIALDGQGETLFSVHLACPACGFSLPPLEPRSFSFNSRLGACPTCDGLGGIIDTSPGAKLQHFTGLRVCPDCQGARLRPEARAVTVNGQPLEALTRWPLTEVATWARELSLSAREVQVAAGIVAEIQSRLTFLVEVGLGYLTLDRPTATLSGGEIQRVRLATQLGTPLRGVLYILDEPSIGLHPRDNQRLIHTLKRLRDAGNTVIVVEHDEETIAQADWVIDLGPGAGAQGGHLVAAGPPASIRQCPDSLTGQYLSGVRQVVVPRTPRPPAQGYVTVVGATHHNLQEVTARFPVGCLTVVTGVSGAGKSSLVLDVLYRALVHRSGSGVPPGAHRAIEGAGVFDKVIEIDQLPIGRTPRSNPATYTGVFTAIRELYASLPEARARGYRPGRFSFNVPGGRCEACEGDGVKRIEMAFLPDVYVPCEVCQGRRYNRETLEVRYEGRDIAQTLDLTVAEAAGIFAAFPSVAHKLRTLVEVGLGYLTLGQPATTLSGGEAQRLKLACELARRATGRTLYILDEPTTGLHFEDVRRLLEVLQALVDRGNTVIVIEHHTDVMWAADWIVDLGPEGGTGGGRLVGEGPPSRIATLDTPTGRALAQRLAASDW
- a CDS encoding PEGA domain-containing protein — translated: MKAQPKTPFLTPLPPRPLPPPKKPLPSRRAITRWLYGLSGILVIISAGAALFYFSKPTVIVLTNATGATVYLDGEPRGTTNQLNRFSLTGVSPGKHAIRLTHPEYLDTEQVITVEYGFLATKVNLPLRPARFTLTIQTEPQTTVRLDGIQVGETDPQTGVLAIQNVRVGTHQLSLQRAGYLPFASPVDMPESDHQVTFPLHLDLNGYWKGTWQEAATGKAGEFILSLGQTGTTLSGLWEEPGPAPTKPPRSFPVLGRLLDQQRLTLERKDETGRTLTFEGQVSATGRDLLGTWQDGKRTGHWTGSRSDTKPTFSPLPGVPPLPTAVEPGPRLTMPADGLPTLSPAPPGSALTESSDPSPLSRAQSLYEQRRYDEALAQCDAILKQDPKNNAARDLKRRIQKSLDILKAPPVDNETPSP